Proteins encoded within one genomic window of Glycine soja cultivar W05 chromosome 1, ASM419377v2, whole genome shotgun sequence:
- the LOC114417647 gene encoding glutathione S-transferase 2-like isoform X2, which yields MDLDLRKSGHGIGSNASLQSNLVLYSYCHSSCSWRIRFALSLKGIPYEYKAVDLSKGEQYSPEFERLNPLHYVPVLVDDNVVVSDSYAIFLHLEEKYTQKPLLPVDPQLRALNLQVASIIHSSIQPLHMLNVLKDMEKMFCAESKPWAQFTIDKGFSALEKLLKDFAGTYATGEHIYMADVFLAPQITLAVQRFDIDMVNCSGRRMDLS from the exons ATCCAATCTTGTGCTGTATTCTTACTGTCATAGCTCTTGCTCATGGCGTATTCGATTTGCTTTATCCctcaaag GGATCCCATATGAGTACAAAGCAGTGGATCTTTCAAAAGGAGAGCAGTACAGTCCAG AATTCGAGAGATTGAATCCTCTGCACTATGTTCCAGTATTGGTTGATGATAATGTGGTGGTTTCAGACTCTTATGCAATATTTCTG CATTTGGAGGAAAAATATACTCAGAAGCCACTGTTGCCAGTTGATCCTCAGCTTAGAGCTCTCAATCTTCAG GTAGCTAGTATTATTCACTCCAGTATACAGCCTCTTCATATGCTTAATGTTCTG AAAGATATGGAGAAAATGTTTTGTGCAGAATCAAAACCATGGGCCCAATTTACCATTGACAAAGGTTTCTCAG CTCTTGAAAAATTACTGAAGGATTTTGCTGGTACATATGCCACAGGAGAACATATCTATATG GCTGATGTGTTTTTGGCCCCACAGATTACACTGGCAGTTCAGAGATTTGATATTGATATG GTCAATTGTTCTGGGCGAAGGATGGATCTGTCTTAA
- the LOC114417591 gene encoding ATP-dependent RNA helicase DEAH13-like isoform X1, whose translation METWECSGDQIEFNSQSLGNSDSNALILPAKRVRKRKGKEQENGKVKSNKKQKLSKPQKRKMKKLEDDKEKQLLLEKAIKTLNENTLPEYAYPLLLSSCNINRDETMKEKRRRAVHLLKEGLEVSYDGLSKKPETDEIHLEHADEVEENEIQIQPIRSEEVLNTTSVSLESSQEPVHGNEVENYKYVSEHPADISIDKHLDEIRSSTMSCSTDEIKSTKSKDRTDENHNSNELSNLSDYSAPRWSNVPTVVHVYRPTEVEDKRKDLPIVMMEQEIMEAINDRSSVIICGETGCGKTTQVPQFLYEAGYGSSKGIIGVTQPRRVAVLATAKRVAYELGLRLGKEVGFQVRYDKKIGESCSIKFMTDGILLREVQNDILLRRYSVLILDEAHERSLNTDILIGMLSRVIKTRQMIYYEQKKMILSGESVSPEKMIFPLKLVLMSATLRVQDFTSGKLFHTTPPVIEVPTRQFPVTAYFAKKTEKTDYIGEAYKKVLAIHKRLPPGGILVFVTGQREVEDLCRKLRKASREFIKKKVEGSVETDSTVVHETNSVEGVNINEINEAFEVHGSSSIQQTDRFSGYDEDEDDVNWNESEFSYDSETDSELEFDEDDDNLELSENRSNIVDVLGQAGSLASLKAAFEKLSGQATLSSSNGEETSVNIEGNLDQSKVFREKRAKENCSTPGALCVLPLYAMLPAAAQLRVFEEVGDGERLVVVATNVAETSLTIPGIKYVVDTGREKVKNYDPSNGMETYEVQWISKASAAQRAGRSGRTGPGHCYRLYSSAAFSNEFPEHSPAEVEKVPVHGVVLLLKSMHIKKVANFPFPTSLKDSSLLEAENCLKALEALDNKDELTLLGKAMAHYPLSPRHSRMLLTVIKNTRHEHKCNPNMLLAYAVAAAAALSLSNPFVMQYEDDSSRDLEMVEKSSLGDGEKGIGKKEKSRKKKLKETAKVAREKFRVVTSDALTIAYALQCFEHSEKSAEFCDDNALHFKTMDEMSKLRQQLLKLVFYQSDKGGFEEEYSWIHGSLEDVERAWQASSEKYPLSLVEERLICQAICAGWADRVAKRITASSRASDGEKTSHALKYQSSMVDESVFLHRWSSASIVGPEFLVYNELLETKRPNKEGITSAKRAYMHGVTSVEPAWLVENAKSSCIFSPPLTDPRPYYDARTDQVKCWVIPTFGRFCWELPKHSLPISNDEHQVQVFAYALLEGQVCPCLKSVRKYMSAPPESIMKREAFGQKRVGNLLSKLKSRLIDSSAMLRMVWKENPRELFSEILDWFQQSFHKHFEELWLQMLNEVLMEKQESPLHKSSKKKKGKYKPL comes from the exons ATGGAAACTTGGGAATGTTCTGGAGACCAAATTGAGTTCAATTCTCAAAG TTTGGGCAATAGTGATAGCAATGCACTAATTTTGCCAGCTAAGAGGGTGAGGAAAAGGAAAGGGAAGGAACAG GAAAATGGAAAAgtcaaatcaaataagaaacaaaaattgagCAAACCTCAGaaaaggaagatgaagaagttaGAG GATGACAAGGAGAAGCAACTTCTGCTGGAAAAAGCCATTAAGACATTGAA tgAAAACACACTTCCAGAGTATGCATATCCTCTTTTGCTGTCTTCATGCAATATAAATCGG GATGAGACTATGAAGGAAAAGCGTAGGAGGGCTGTTCATTTATTAAAAGAAGGATTGGAGGTTTCATATGATGGGCTGTCTAAGAAACCTGAGACGGATGAGATTCATTTAGAGCACGCTGATGAAGTCgaagaaaatgaaattcaaattcaacccATTAGATCAGAGGAAGTCTTAAATACAACATCAGTTTCTTTGGAGTCCTCTCAAGAACCAGTTCATGGCAATgaagttgaaaattataaatatgtctCTGAACATCCTGCTGACATTTCCATTGACAAGCATCTTGATGAAATCAGAAGTTCTACCATGTCTTGTTCTACTGATGAAATAAAAAGCACCAAGTCAAAG GATAGGACAGATGAGAACCATAACTCCAATGAATTGAGCAACCTTTCAGATTATTCTGCACCAAGGTGGTCAAATGTTCCTACTGTTGTGCATGTGTATAGACCAACTGAGGTTGAAGACAAAAGAAAGGATCTACCTATAGTTATGATGGAGCAAGAGATAATGGAAGCTATAAATGACCGTTCTAGTGTTATCATATGTGGAGAAACTGGGTGTGGTAAAACAACTCAAGTTCCTCAG TTTCTTTATGAAGCTGGTTATGGTTCAAGTAAGGGTATTATTGGTGTTACTCAACCACGTCGGGTGGCAGTTCTTGCCACAGCTAAGCGTGTGGCTTATGAGCTTGGTCTTCGTCTAGGGAAGGAGGTTGGTTTTCAAGTTAGATATGACAAGAAGATTGGAGAAAGTTGTTCTATCAAGTTTATGACTGATGGAATTTTGCTACGAGAAGTTCAG aatgatattttgttgaggCGCTATTCTGTCTTAATTCTTGATGAGGCTCATGAGAGGAGCTTGAACACAGACATTCTGATTGGGATGCTCTCACGTGTAATTAAAACCCGCCAAATG ATTTATTATGAACAGAAGAAGATGATACTTTCTGGGGAAAGTGTAAGTCctgaaaaaatgatttttccaTTAAAACTTGTGCTTATGAGTGCCACCTTGCGAGTACAAGACTTCACTTCTGGAAAGTTATTCCATACTACTCCACCAGTGATAGAAGTTCCTACAAGGCAATTTCCAGTAACAGCGTATTTTGCAAAGAAAACAGAGAAAACAGATTACATTGGAGAAGCATATAAGAAGGTCTTGGCTATTCACAAGAGGTTGCCACCTGGGGGCATACTTGTCTTTGTTACTGGGCAAAGGGAAGTAGAGGACTTGTGCAGGAAGTTACGCAAAGCATCAAGGGAGTTTATCAAGAAAAAAGTTGAAGGGTCTGTGGAAACTGATAGCACTGTGGTCCATGAAACAAATTCTGTTGAGGGAGTAAATATTAATGAGATCAATGAAGCATTTGAGGTTCATGGAAGTTCGTCTATCCAGCAAACCGATAGGTTTAGTGGCTATGATGAAGATGAGGACGATGTAAATTGGAATGAATCTGAATTTTCTTATGATTCAGAAACAGATAGTGAACTGGAATTTGATGAGGATGATGATAATCTTGAGCTTTCAGAGAACAGAAGTAATATTGTTGATGTCTTAGGACAGGCAGGAAGTCTTGCTTCATTGAAGGCTgcttttgaaaaattgtctgGGCAAGCCACATTAAGCTCCTCAAATGGAGAGGAGACATCTGTGAATATAGAAGGTAATTTAGATCAATCAAAAGTTTTCAGGGAGAAAAGAGCCAAAGAAAATTGCAGTACTCCAGGTGCACTCTGTGTTCTACCTCTGTATGCCATGCTTCCTGCAGCAGCTCAACTTCGTGTATTTGAAGAAGTCGGGGATGGAGAGCGCCTTGTTGTTGTTGCCACAAATGTTGCTGAAACATCTTTAACAATCCCAGGGATAAAGTATGTGGTTGATACTGGGAGAGAAAAGGTGAAGAATTATGATCCCTCTAATGGCATGGAGACATATGAAGTACAATGGATAAGTAAGGCATCTGCCGCACAGCGTGCAGGCAGATCTGGAAGAACTGGACCTGGACACTGTTACCGTCTCTATTCTTCTGCAGCCTTTAGTAATGAATTTCCTGAGCACTCTCCTGCCGAAGTTGAGAAAGTACCTGTTCATGGTGTTGTCCTTCTCTTGAAATCCATGCATATTAAAAAG GTTGCAAACTTCCCATTTCCTACTTCTCTTAAAGATTCTTCTCTGCTTGAGGCTGAGAATTGCTTGAAAGCTCTTGAAGCACTTGATAACAAGGATGAACTTACACTTTTAGGAAAAGCCATGGCACATTATCCCTTGAGTCCTCGTCATTCTAGAATGCTTCTCACTGTCATTAAAAATACAAGGCATGAGCATAAATGTAATCCAAATATGCTTCTGGCATATGCTGTTGCAGCCGCTGCAGCTTTGAGCTTGTCAAACCCTTTTGTAATGCAATATGAAGATGATAGCAGCAGAGATTTAGAGATGGTTGAGAAATCTAGCTTGGGAGACGGTGAGAAAGGCATtggtaaaaaagaaaagtcaaggaaaaagaaactaaaagaaaCAGCTAAAGTTGCACGTGAAAAATTTAGAGTTGTCACCAGTGATGCCCTAACCATAGCTTATGCTTTGCAGTGTTTTGAACATTCAGAGAAATCAGCTGAATTCTGTGATGACAATGCATTGCATTTCAAAACCATGGATGAAATGTCCAAACTTCGACAACAACTACTTAAACTGGTCTTTTATCAGAGTGATAAAGGTGGTTTTGAAGAAGAGTATTCATGGATTCATGGAAGTTTAGAGGATGTAGAACGTGCTTGGCAGGCTTCTTCAGAAAAATATCCTCTTTCTCTGGTTGAGGAAAGGCTCATCTGTCAAGCAATATGTGCTGGCTGGGCAGATAGGGTTGCTAAACGTATTACAGCTTCTTCTAGGGCCTCTGATGGAGAGAAAACTTCTCATGCTTTAAAGTATCAATCAAGCATGGTTGATGAAAGTGTTTTCCTTCATCGCTGGTCATCAGCTTCCATAGTAGGCCCCGAGTTTTTGGTTTACAATGAACTGTTAGAGACCAAAAGACCAAACAAAGAAGGGATAACAAGTGCCAAGAGAGCATATATGCACGGAGTAACAAGTGTAGAGCCAGCTTGGTTAGTCGAGAATGCAAAGTCTTCATGCATCTTCTCTCCTCCCCTGACGGATCCTAGACCTTATTATGATGCCCGGACTGACCAAGTAAAATGTTGGGTAATCCCAACCTTTGGGCGTTTCTGTTGGGAGCTTCCGAAGCATTCATTGCCCATTAGCAATGACGAACATCAGGTGCAAGTGTTTGCCTATGCTTTGCTTGAAGGCCAGGTGTGTCCATGTTTAAAATCTGTTAGAAAATACATGTCAGCCCCCCCTGAAAGTATTATGAAGAGAGAAGCATTTGGTCAAAAAAGGGTGGGAAATCTTTTGAGCAAGTTAAAGAGCAGGCTGATTGATAGCTCTGCTATGCTCAGAATGGTGTGGAAGGAGAATCCAAGGGAattattttcagaaattttGGATTGGTTTCAGCAGAGTTTTCACAAGCACTTTGAAGAGTTATGGTTACAAATGCTTAATGAAGTGCTTATGGAGAAACAAGAAAGCCCTCTTCATAAAAgttctaaaaaaaagaaaggaaaatataaaCCACTATGA
- the LOC114417647 gene encoding glutathione S-transferase zeta class-like isoform X1, protein MDLDLRKSGHGIGSNASLQSNLVLYSYCHSSCSWRIRFALSLKGIPYEYKAVDLSKGEQYSPEFERLNPLHYVPVLVDDNVVVSDSYAIFLHLEEKYTQKPLLPVDPQLRALNLQVASIIHSSIQPLHMLNVLKDMEKMFCAESKPWAQFTIDKGFSALEKLLKDFAGTYATGEHIYMADVFLAPQITLAVQRFDIDMSKFPTLSRLYETYKALPEFQASSPQRQPDALIHNP, encoded by the exons ATCCAATCTTGTGCTGTATTCTTACTGTCATAGCTCTTGCTCATGGCGTATTCGATTTGCTTTATCCctcaaag GGATCCCATATGAGTACAAAGCAGTGGATCTTTCAAAAGGAGAGCAGTACAGTCCAG AATTCGAGAGATTGAATCCTCTGCACTATGTTCCAGTATTGGTTGATGATAATGTGGTGGTTTCAGACTCTTATGCAATATTTCTG CATTTGGAGGAAAAATATACTCAGAAGCCACTGTTGCCAGTTGATCCTCAGCTTAGAGCTCTCAATCTTCAG GTAGCTAGTATTATTCACTCCAGTATACAGCCTCTTCATATGCTTAATGTTCTG AAAGATATGGAGAAAATGTTTTGTGCAGAATCAAAACCATGGGCCCAATTTACCATTGACAAAGGTTTCTCAG CTCTTGAAAAATTACTGAAGGATTTTGCTGGTACATATGCCACAGGAGAACATATCTATATG GCTGATGTGTTTTTGGCCCCACAGATTACACTGGCAGTTCAGAGATTTGATATTGATATG TCCAAATTCCCTACCCTTAGTAGATTGTATGAAACATACAAAGCTTTGCCAGAGTTCCAAGCCTCATCACCACAAAGACAACCTGATGCCTTGATTCATAACCCTTGA
- the LOC114417591 gene encoding ATP-dependent RNA helicase DEAH13-like isoform X2 gives MKEKRRRAVHLLKEGLEVSYDGLSKKPETDEIHLEHADEVEENEIQIQPIRSEEVLNTTSVSLESSQEPVHGNEVENYKYVSEHPADISIDKHLDEIRSSTMSCSTDEIKSTKSKDRTDENHNSNELSNLSDYSAPRWSNVPTVVHVYRPTEVEDKRKDLPIVMMEQEIMEAINDRSSVIICGETGCGKTTQVPQFLYEAGYGSSKGIIGVTQPRRVAVLATAKRVAYELGLRLGKEVGFQVRYDKKIGESCSIKFMTDGILLREVQNDILLRRYSVLILDEAHERSLNTDILIGMLSRVIKTRQMIYYEQKKMILSGESVSPEKMIFPLKLVLMSATLRVQDFTSGKLFHTTPPVIEVPTRQFPVTAYFAKKTEKTDYIGEAYKKVLAIHKRLPPGGILVFVTGQREVEDLCRKLRKASREFIKKKVEGSVETDSTVVHETNSVEGVNINEINEAFEVHGSSSIQQTDRFSGYDEDEDDVNWNESEFSYDSETDSELEFDEDDDNLELSENRSNIVDVLGQAGSLASLKAAFEKLSGQATLSSSNGEETSVNIEGNLDQSKVFREKRAKENCSTPGALCVLPLYAMLPAAAQLRVFEEVGDGERLVVVATNVAETSLTIPGIKYVVDTGREKVKNYDPSNGMETYEVQWISKASAAQRAGRSGRTGPGHCYRLYSSAAFSNEFPEHSPAEVEKVPVHGVVLLLKSMHIKKVANFPFPTSLKDSSLLEAENCLKALEALDNKDELTLLGKAMAHYPLSPRHSRMLLTVIKNTRHEHKCNPNMLLAYAVAAAAALSLSNPFVMQYEDDSSRDLEMVEKSSLGDGEKGIGKKEKSRKKKLKETAKVAREKFRVVTSDALTIAYALQCFEHSEKSAEFCDDNALHFKTMDEMSKLRQQLLKLVFYQSDKGGFEEEYSWIHGSLEDVERAWQASSEKYPLSLVEERLICQAICAGWADRVAKRITASSRASDGEKTSHALKYQSSMVDESVFLHRWSSASIVGPEFLVYNELLETKRPNKEGITSAKRAYMHGVTSVEPAWLVENAKSSCIFSPPLTDPRPYYDARTDQVKCWVIPTFGRFCWELPKHSLPISNDEHQVQVFAYALLEGQVCPCLKSVRKYMSAPPESIMKREAFGQKRVGNLLSKLKSRLIDSSAMLRMVWKENPRELFSEILDWFQQSFHKHFEELWLQMLNEVLMEKQESPLHKSSKKKKGKYKPL, from the exons ATGAAGGAAAAGCGTAGGAGGGCTGTTCATTTATTAAAAGAAGGATTGGAGGTTTCATATGATGGGCTGTCTAAGAAACCTGAGACGGATGAGATTCATTTAGAGCACGCTGATGAAGTCgaagaaaatgaaattcaaattcaacccATTAGATCAGAGGAAGTCTTAAATACAACATCAGTTTCTTTGGAGTCCTCTCAAGAACCAGTTCATGGCAATgaagttgaaaattataaatatgtctCTGAACATCCTGCTGACATTTCCATTGACAAGCATCTTGATGAAATCAGAAGTTCTACCATGTCTTGTTCTACTGATGAAATAAAAAGCACCAAGTCAAAG GATAGGACAGATGAGAACCATAACTCCAATGAATTGAGCAACCTTTCAGATTATTCTGCACCAAGGTGGTCAAATGTTCCTACTGTTGTGCATGTGTATAGACCAACTGAGGTTGAAGACAAAAGAAAGGATCTACCTATAGTTATGATGGAGCAAGAGATAATGGAAGCTATAAATGACCGTTCTAGTGTTATCATATGTGGAGAAACTGGGTGTGGTAAAACAACTCAAGTTCCTCAG TTTCTTTATGAAGCTGGTTATGGTTCAAGTAAGGGTATTATTGGTGTTACTCAACCACGTCGGGTGGCAGTTCTTGCCACAGCTAAGCGTGTGGCTTATGAGCTTGGTCTTCGTCTAGGGAAGGAGGTTGGTTTTCAAGTTAGATATGACAAGAAGATTGGAGAAAGTTGTTCTATCAAGTTTATGACTGATGGAATTTTGCTACGAGAAGTTCAG aatgatattttgttgaggCGCTATTCTGTCTTAATTCTTGATGAGGCTCATGAGAGGAGCTTGAACACAGACATTCTGATTGGGATGCTCTCACGTGTAATTAAAACCCGCCAAATG ATTTATTATGAACAGAAGAAGATGATACTTTCTGGGGAAAGTGTAAGTCctgaaaaaatgatttttccaTTAAAACTTGTGCTTATGAGTGCCACCTTGCGAGTACAAGACTTCACTTCTGGAAAGTTATTCCATACTACTCCACCAGTGATAGAAGTTCCTACAAGGCAATTTCCAGTAACAGCGTATTTTGCAAAGAAAACAGAGAAAACAGATTACATTGGAGAAGCATATAAGAAGGTCTTGGCTATTCACAAGAGGTTGCCACCTGGGGGCATACTTGTCTTTGTTACTGGGCAAAGGGAAGTAGAGGACTTGTGCAGGAAGTTACGCAAAGCATCAAGGGAGTTTATCAAGAAAAAAGTTGAAGGGTCTGTGGAAACTGATAGCACTGTGGTCCATGAAACAAATTCTGTTGAGGGAGTAAATATTAATGAGATCAATGAAGCATTTGAGGTTCATGGAAGTTCGTCTATCCAGCAAACCGATAGGTTTAGTGGCTATGATGAAGATGAGGACGATGTAAATTGGAATGAATCTGAATTTTCTTATGATTCAGAAACAGATAGTGAACTGGAATTTGATGAGGATGATGATAATCTTGAGCTTTCAGAGAACAGAAGTAATATTGTTGATGTCTTAGGACAGGCAGGAAGTCTTGCTTCATTGAAGGCTgcttttgaaaaattgtctgGGCAAGCCACATTAAGCTCCTCAAATGGAGAGGAGACATCTGTGAATATAGAAGGTAATTTAGATCAATCAAAAGTTTTCAGGGAGAAAAGAGCCAAAGAAAATTGCAGTACTCCAGGTGCACTCTGTGTTCTACCTCTGTATGCCATGCTTCCTGCAGCAGCTCAACTTCGTGTATTTGAAGAAGTCGGGGATGGAGAGCGCCTTGTTGTTGTTGCCACAAATGTTGCTGAAACATCTTTAACAATCCCAGGGATAAAGTATGTGGTTGATACTGGGAGAGAAAAGGTGAAGAATTATGATCCCTCTAATGGCATGGAGACATATGAAGTACAATGGATAAGTAAGGCATCTGCCGCACAGCGTGCAGGCAGATCTGGAAGAACTGGACCTGGACACTGTTACCGTCTCTATTCTTCTGCAGCCTTTAGTAATGAATTTCCTGAGCACTCTCCTGCCGAAGTTGAGAAAGTACCTGTTCATGGTGTTGTCCTTCTCTTGAAATCCATGCATATTAAAAAG GTTGCAAACTTCCCATTTCCTACTTCTCTTAAAGATTCTTCTCTGCTTGAGGCTGAGAATTGCTTGAAAGCTCTTGAAGCACTTGATAACAAGGATGAACTTACACTTTTAGGAAAAGCCATGGCACATTATCCCTTGAGTCCTCGTCATTCTAGAATGCTTCTCACTGTCATTAAAAATACAAGGCATGAGCATAAATGTAATCCAAATATGCTTCTGGCATATGCTGTTGCAGCCGCTGCAGCTTTGAGCTTGTCAAACCCTTTTGTAATGCAATATGAAGATGATAGCAGCAGAGATTTAGAGATGGTTGAGAAATCTAGCTTGGGAGACGGTGAGAAAGGCATtggtaaaaaagaaaagtcaaggaaaaagaaactaaaagaaaCAGCTAAAGTTGCACGTGAAAAATTTAGAGTTGTCACCAGTGATGCCCTAACCATAGCTTATGCTTTGCAGTGTTTTGAACATTCAGAGAAATCAGCTGAATTCTGTGATGACAATGCATTGCATTTCAAAACCATGGATGAAATGTCCAAACTTCGACAACAACTACTTAAACTGGTCTTTTATCAGAGTGATAAAGGTGGTTTTGAAGAAGAGTATTCATGGATTCATGGAAGTTTAGAGGATGTAGAACGTGCTTGGCAGGCTTCTTCAGAAAAATATCCTCTTTCTCTGGTTGAGGAAAGGCTCATCTGTCAAGCAATATGTGCTGGCTGGGCAGATAGGGTTGCTAAACGTATTACAGCTTCTTCTAGGGCCTCTGATGGAGAGAAAACTTCTCATGCTTTAAAGTATCAATCAAGCATGGTTGATGAAAGTGTTTTCCTTCATCGCTGGTCATCAGCTTCCATAGTAGGCCCCGAGTTTTTGGTTTACAATGAACTGTTAGAGACCAAAAGACCAAACAAAGAAGGGATAACAAGTGCCAAGAGAGCATATATGCACGGAGTAACAAGTGTAGAGCCAGCTTGGTTAGTCGAGAATGCAAAGTCTTCATGCATCTTCTCTCCTCCCCTGACGGATCCTAGACCTTATTATGATGCCCGGACTGACCAAGTAAAATGTTGGGTAATCCCAACCTTTGGGCGTTTCTGTTGGGAGCTTCCGAAGCATTCATTGCCCATTAGCAATGACGAACATCAGGTGCAAGTGTTTGCCTATGCTTTGCTTGAAGGCCAGGTGTGTCCATGTTTAAAATCTGTTAGAAAATACATGTCAGCCCCCCCTGAAAGTATTATGAAGAGAGAAGCATTTGGTCAAAAAAGGGTGGGAAATCTTTTGAGCAAGTTAAAGAGCAGGCTGATTGATAGCTCTGCTATGCTCAGAATGGTGTGGAAGGAGAATCCAAGGGAattattttcagaaattttGGATTGGTTTCAGCAGAGTTTTCACAAGCACTTTGAAGAGTTATGGTTACAAATGCTTAATGAAGTGCTTATGGAGAAACAAGAAAGCCCTCTTCATAAAAgttctaaaaaaaagaaaggaaaatataaaCCACTATGA